One Oncorhynchus keta strain PuntledgeMale-10-30-2019 chromosome 11, Oket_V2, whole genome shotgun sequence DNA window includes the following coding sequences:
- the rpl23a gene encoding 60S ribosomal protein L23a — MAPKAKKEAVPAKTEAKVKALKAKKAVLKGVHSQRKKKIRTSPTFRRPKTLRLRRQPKYPRKSAPRRNKLDHYAIIKFPLTTESAMKKIEDNNTLVFIVDVKANKHQIKHAVKKLYDIDVAKVNTLIRPDGEKKAYVRLAPDYDALDVANKIGII, encoded by the exons CTGTCCCTGCCAAGACCGAGGCCAAGGTGAAGGCCCTGAAGGCCAAGAAGGCTGTTCTGAAAGGAGTCCACAGCCAGAGGAAGAAGAAGATTAGAACCTCCCCAACCTTCCGCCGCCCCAAAACCCTGCGCCTCCGCAGACAACCCAAGTACCCCCGCAAGAGTGCCCCGCGCAGAAACAA GTTGGACCACTATGCCATCATTAAGTTCCCTCTGACGACAGAGTCTGCCATGAAGAAGATCGAGGACAACAACACCCTCGTCTTCATCGTAGACGTCAAGGCCAACAAGCATCAGATCAAACATGCAGTCAAGAAGCTCTACGACATTGACGTGGCCAAGGTCAACACACTCATCAG GCCTGATGGTGAGAAGAAGGCGTATGTCCGTCTGGCTCCAGATTACGATGCGTTGGATGTTGCCAATAAG ATTGGCATCATATAA